Proteins encoded by one window of bacterium:
- a CDS encoding citrate synthase (catalyzes the formation of citrate from acetyl-CoA and oxaloacetate) has product MSEDSRPQVTSGLEGVLACYSSVCSIDGPGGVLTYRGYDIRDFVTDASFCDVAWLLWHADWPDEAESEAFAAEVASHRHLSEGVSALLAAAPLDTANPMAVLRSAVSLVGAEDPTADDISRDAVVAKAARLVGCLPTMVAAMSRYLQGNEPIAADPSLDHAANFCWMLTGRQPSEQESGALNALLNTYAEHELNASTFAARTTVGTLSDYYSAMVSGIGAVKGPLHGGAVDDAMAVFSEIGEPGGVVSFVEAALAARRKVPGFGHRVYRTRDPRAIAMDVLAAELGAEAGEPHWHATASALEAELHERKGLNANVDYYSALVLYHLGFPLSMFTSFIVCSRVAGWTAHVLEQYADNRLIRPRALYDGSAPRPYPVG; this is encoded by the coding sequence ATGAGTGAGGACAGCCGGCCGCAGGTCACCTCCGGTCTCGAGGGCGTATTGGCCTGCTACTCGTCGGTCTGCTCCATCGACGGTCCCGGTGGCGTCCTGACCTACCGGGGCTATGACATCCGCGACTTCGTGACAGACGCCTCGTTCTGTGACGTCGCCTGGCTGTTGTGGCACGCCGACTGGCCGGACGAAGCCGAGAGCGAGGCATTCGCCGCCGAGGTTGCGTCTCACCGCCACCTGAGTGAGGGCGTGTCGGCACTCCTGGCCGCTGCGCCGCTGGACACTGCGAACCCCATGGCGGTCTTGCGCTCGGCCGTGTCGCTGGTGGGCGCGGAGGATCCCACGGCCGACGACATCTCGCGGGACGCCGTGGTGGCGAAGGCGGCGAGGCTCGTGGGCTGCCTGCCGACGATGGTTGCCGCCATGTCACGCTACCTGCAGGGCAACGAGCCGATCGCGGCCGACCCGAGCCTCGACCATGCCGCCAACTTCTGCTGGATGCTGACCGGGCGGCAGCCGTCCGAGCAGGAGTCGGGTGCCCTGAACGCGCTGCTGAACACCTATGCCGAGCACGAGCTCAACGCCTCGACCTTCGCGGCCCGCACCACCGTCGGCACGCTCTCGGACTACTACTCGGCGATGGTCTCGGGCATCGGGGCGGTCAAGGGGCCGCTGCACGGCGGCGCGGTGGACGACGCCATGGCGGTGTTCTCCGAGATCGGCGAACCCGGCGGCGTCGTGTCGTTCGTGGAGGCGGCTCTGGCGGCGCGGCGCAAGGTCCCCGGGTTCGGCCACCGCGTCTACCGCACCCGTGACCCGCGTGCGATCGCCATGGACGTCCTGGCCGCCGAGTTGGGTGCGGAGGCCGGCGAGCCGCACTGGCACGCCACCGCGAGTGCCCTGGAGGCCGAACTGCACGAGCGCAAGGGACTCAACGCCAACGTGGACTACTACTCGGCGCTGGTGCTGTATCACCTCGGATTCCCGCTGAGCATGTTCACCAGCTTCATCGTCTGCAGCCGCGTGGCGGGTTGGACGGCCCACGTGCTCGAGCAGTACGCCGACAACCGTCTCATCAGGCCCCGCGCGCTCTACGACGGTTCAGCACCGCGGCCGTACCCGGTGGGCTGA
- a CDS encoding aldehyde dehydrogenase — protein sequence MTATRAEGDQPLGDPLRMFIGGERVEALSGRTFDSIDPFTGEAWAQVPEASAADVDRAVAAARAAFDEGPWPRLAGVERARIMRRLARLIEENADELATIEVRDNGKLLREMAGQAALLPEFYDYFAGAADKIGGEVLDSAKTNFFVYQLFEPVGVVGAITAWNSPLMLVAYKLAPALAAGCSFVLKPSEHTSVSALRFAEIVAEAGVPDGVFNVVTGDGPNVGEPLVSHPGVDKVAFTGSVATGIRVARAAAEHLAPVSLELGGKSPNIVFADADIEAAANGVVAGIFAACGQTCVAGSRLLAERPVHDELVERVVGRAQEIILGNPMELATEMGPLAFAAQWEKVMGYIGVGTSEGAELATGGRRPERFGDGLFVEPTVFVGVDNSMRIAREEIFGPVLSVIPFDGEAEALSIANDSPFGLAAGVWTRDVQRVHRMVPRLQAGTVWINAYRTINYDVPFGGYKMSGHGRENGLEGLREYLHTKSVWVEMSGATRDPFKLG from the coding sequence ATGACCGCCACGCGGGCCGAGGGCGACCAACCTTTGGGCGATCCGTTGCGCATGTTCATCGGGGGCGAGCGGGTGGAGGCGCTCTCCGGGCGCACCTTCGACTCCATCGATCCGTTTACCGGGGAGGCTTGGGCGCAGGTTCCCGAGGCGAGCGCCGCGGATGTGGACCGGGCCGTCGCCGCGGCGCGCGCCGCCTTCGACGAGGGTCCCTGGCCGCGGCTGGCGGGTGTGGAGCGGGCCCGGATCATGCGTCGCCTGGCGCGGCTCATCGAGGAGAACGCGGACGAACTGGCCACCATCGAGGTCCGCGACAACGGCAAGCTGCTGCGCGAGATGGCGGGGCAGGCGGCGCTCCTGCCGGAGTTCTACGACTACTTCGCCGGTGCCGCCGACAAGATCGGCGGCGAGGTCCTGGACTCCGCCAAGACCAACTTCTTCGTCTACCAGCTGTTCGAGCCCGTCGGTGTCGTTGGGGCCATTACGGCATGGAACTCGCCCCTCATGCTCGTGGCCTACAAGCTGGCGCCCGCTCTTGCGGCCGGGTGCAGCTTCGTGCTGAAGCCCTCCGAGCACACGTCGGTCTCGGCGCTGCGCTTCGCCGAGATCGTGGCCGAGGCCGGGGTCCCCGACGGTGTCTTCAACGTCGTCACCGGCGATGGCCCGAACGTCGGTGAGCCGCTGGTCTCGCACCCCGGTGTCGACAAGGTGGCGTTCACGGGTTCGGTTGCCACCGGCATACGCGTCGCCAGGGCGGCGGCCGAGCATCTCGCTCCCGTGTCCCTGGAACTCGGAGGCAAGTCACCCAACATCGTCTTCGCCGATGCCGACATCGAAGCCGCGGCCAACGGTGTCGTGGCGGGGATCTTCGCCGCCTGCGGGCAGACCTGCGTGGCGGGTTCCCGGCTGCTCGCCGAACGCCCCGTGCACGACGAGCTGGTCGAGCGAGTAGTGGGTCGGGCACAGGAGATCATCCTCGGGAATCCGATGGAACTGGCGACAGAGATGGGCCCGCTGGCCTTCGCCGCCCAGTGGGAGAAGGTCATGGGCTACATCGGTGTCGGTACCTCCGAGGGGGCGGAGTTGGCCACCGGCGGGCGCCGCCCGGAGCGCTTCGGCGACGGCCTGTTCGTGGAGCCCACCGTCTTCGTCGGCGTCGACAACTCCATGCGGATCGCACGCGAGGAGATCTTCGGCCCCGTCCTGTCGGTGATCCCGTTCGACGGGGAGGCCGAGGCGCTGAGCATCGCCAACGACTCGCCGTTCGGCCTCGCCGCGGGTGTCTGGACGAGGGACGTCCAGCGGGTCCACCGGATGGTGCCGCGACTGCAGGCCGGCACTGTCTGGATCAACGCCTATCGCACGATCAACTACGACGTGCCCTTCGGCGGGTACAAGATGAGCGGGCACGGCCGGGAGAACGGGCTGGAGGGTCTGCGCGAGTATCTGCACACCAAGTCCGTCTGGGTCGAGATGTCCGGCGCCACACGCGACCCGTTCAAGCTGGGTTGA
- a CDS encoding sugar ABC transporter substrate-binding protein, producing the protein MKKLSGLLALTLAVVLIAASCGGEDDERTVGFANILRTGCEFCNDVENGVTAEVADAGWELYALDHDLDANKMLANADAMITREVDVYLNFDGGITNYETTLEKMAEAEIPMIFIDGPIPEPADDVYWFGAHGQSAGQQMGEYALDYINNNWGGNVDGIFGIYQSTWPDETKARMVVAMDVISQQFPEWTMDTITLNDVVLEGSETQAAAAAYLNANPDAKNLLFIATTNDLAGVAVVAAMEQLGRLDAGVVLSNGGASDALAEIRDPDSPFIMSIGYFPDRYGEFLRPIIATILDGDTPAQRVNHVTHVPIDASNIDEWYPEG; encoded by the coding sequence GTGAAGAAACTGTCGGGCCTGCTGGCCCTCACCTTGGCCGTCGTCCTGATCGCGGCGTCGTGCGGAGGCGAAGACGACGAGAGAACGGTCGGTTTCGCCAACATCCTGCGGACGGGTTGCGAGTTCTGCAACGACGTCGAGAACGGCGTCACCGCGGAGGTCGCCGATGCGGGTTGGGAGCTGTACGCCCTCGACCACGACCTGGACGCCAACAAGATGCTCGCCAACGCCGACGCCATGATCACCCGCGAGGTGGACGTCTACCTGAACTTCGACGGCGGCATCACCAACTACGAGACCACGCTGGAGAAGATGGCCGAGGCGGAGATCCCGATGATCTTCATCGACGGGCCCATCCCCGAGCCGGCCGATGATGTGTACTGGTTCGGCGCGCACGGCCAGTCGGCGGGCCAGCAGATGGGCGAGTACGCCCTCGACTACATCAACAACAACTGGGGCGGCAACGTCGACGGCATCTTCGGCATCTACCAGAGCACCTGGCCCGATGAGACCAAGGCGCGCATGGTCGTGGCCATGGACGTGATCTCACAGCAGTTCCCCGAGTGGACGATGGACACGATCACGCTCAACGACGTCGTGCTGGAGGGCTCGGAGACGCAGGCCGCGGCGGCCGCGTACCTCAACGCCAACCCGGACGCGAAGAACCTGCTGTTCATCGCCACCACCAACGACCTCGCTGGCGTGGCGGTCGTGGCGGCCATGGAGCAGCTCGGGCGTCTCGACGCCGGTGTGGTGCTGTCCAACGGCGGCGCCTCGGACGCGCTGGCGGAGATCCGGGATCCGGACTCGCCGTTCATCATGTCGATCGGCTACTTCCCCGACCGCTACGGCGAATTCCTGCGCCCGATCATCGCCACGATCCTCGACGGCGACACGCCCGCGCAGCGGGTGAACCACGTCACCCACGTCCCCATCGACGCCAGCAACATCGACGAGTGGTACCCCGAGGGCTAA
- a CDS encoding Gfo/Idh/MocA family oxidoreductase, translating into MAPQIDLTSDIPPVDLGPVAALDLVPPPLRQEIPGDLRIGLVGAGRIVHSGVMPAYRAAGLQPVAACDPDPVAAKAIRDTWGVEQTFDDYRSMIDAVDVDLLDINIRWDVGLSPLRVEVVAEAARRGIHVIIAKPVAETPQQCQDIVGHAREGGITFGVDFNTRYAPAFYGCRALILAGSLGPLISAGINYHSGIGRQHTNAFDAVHDVCIHAVDVLQSWFGEAPEEVYGNWSRRVDGVGSVLSGVFSFASGANATLLYDFATRHRRRFEMFAVGERAGVDGIQDQELPGPARLVRAELRYGPHEPRGSALELPLQYTLSPESYLATRADVLQCIAGGGEPWASGTDILRSMSTLFALKESIRSGQPVRPSLDPEES; encoded by the coding sequence ATGGCACCGCAGATCGACCTGACTTCCGACATCCCCCCGGTTGATCTGGGCCCCGTGGCGGCCCTGGACCTCGTGCCGCCACCGCTGCGGCAGGAGATTCCCGGCGACCTGCGGATCGGCCTGGTGGGAGCCGGTCGCATCGTGCACAGCGGCGTGATGCCCGCCTACCGGGCGGCCGGTCTCCAACCCGTTGCCGCTTGCGACCCCGACCCGGTCGCAGCCAAGGCGATCCGCGACACCTGGGGCGTGGAGCAGACCTTCGACGACTACCGGTCGATGATCGACGCGGTCGACGTGGACCTGCTCGACATCAACATCCGCTGGGACGTGGGGCTCTCGCCGCTGCGCGTGGAGGTGGTGGCCGAGGCTGCTCGACGCGGCATCCACGTCATCATCGCCAAGCCTGTTGCCGAGACACCGCAGCAGTGCCAGGACATCGTGGGGCACGCGCGTGAGGGCGGCATCACGTTCGGCGTGGATTTCAACACCCGCTACGCCCCGGCCTTCTACGGCTGCCGGGCCCTCATCCTGGCCGGCTCGCTCGGGCCGCTCATCTCGGCGGGGATCAACTACCACTCGGGCATCGGGCGCCAGCACACCAACGCCTTCGACGCCGTGCACGACGTCTGCATCCACGCCGTGGACGTGCTCCAGTCGTGGTTCGGTGAGGCGCCCGAGGAGGTCTACGGCAACTGGTCGCGGCGGGTGGACGGCGTGGGATCGGTGCTCTCGGGCGTCTTCAGCTTTGCGAGCGGCGCCAACGCCACGCTCTTGTACGACTTCGCCACCCGTCACCGGCGCCGTTTCGAGATGTTCGCCGTGGGCGAGCGGGCGGGCGTCGACGGCATCCAGGATCAGGAACTTCCCGGCCCGGCCCGGCTGGTGCGGGCGGAGTTGCGCTACGGGCCGCACGAGCCGCGCGGCTCGGCGCTGGAACTGCCGCTGCAGTACACGCTGTCGCCCGAGTCGTACCTGGCGACGCGTGCCGACGTGCTGCAGTGCATCGCTGGCGGCGGCGAGCCCTGGGCCAGCGGCACGGACATCCTGCGCAGCATGAGCACGCTGTTCGCGCTGAAGGAATCCATCCGCAGCGGGCAGCCGGTGCGGCCGTCACTCGATCCGGAGGAGTCATGA
- a CDS encoding ABC transporter permease codes for MTAVLPESATTEGPNWSQRLRGLVFSGRLTWVTLGTVIVAEFVIFSIAAPRFLSTTNLLNTGRATAVLMIVATGATFGLISGALDISVGSVMALAGTIGTQIVIAGYPASLAILAAIGSGVGVGLVNGFVVVKLRVNPLVATLGMLGIAFGLAFVVDGGAGIAGNLRQTTDAAYGVMKNDLVGIPLPLVFAVLFAAAGWVLLAKTRFGLYAYAVGGNASAGRSVALPVDRLRMMYLVFSGACAATGGYVLSSMLGGSGAASVPGTLVLTVVTAVILGGVGLLGGTGSMGGTILGVIVLGVLESGMTLAGWPTFYQYVVEGLLLMLAVGLDAVRTGGYR; via the coding sequence ATGACCGCCGTCTTACCGGAGAGCGCCACCACCGAGGGCCCGAACTGGTCGCAGCGCCTGCGTGGCCTGGTGTTCTCCGGGAGGCTCACCTGGGTCACGCTGGGCACGGTCATCGTGGCGGAGTTCGTGATCTTCAGCATCGCGGCGCCCCGCTTCCTGAGCACTACGAACCTGCTGAACACCGGCCGGGCGACGGCGGTGCTGATGATCGTCGCCACCGGCGCCACGTTCGGGCTCATCTCCGGCGCCCTCGACATCTCGGTGGGCTCGGTCATGGCGCTCGCGGGCACGATCGGGACGCAGATCGTCATCGCCGGCTATCCGGCCTCGCTGGCCATCCTGGCGGCCATCGGCTCGGGCGTCGGCGTGGGGCTCGTCAACGGCTTCGTCGTGGTGAAGCTCCGGGTCAATCCCCTGGTTGCGACATTGGGCATGCTCGGCATCGCCTTCGGGCTGGCGTTCGTCGTGGACGGTGGCGCTGGCATCGCCGGCAACCTGCGCCAGACCACCGACGCGGCCTACGGCGTGATGAAGAACGACCTCGTGGGGATCCCGCTGCCGCTGGTCTTCGCCGTGCTTTTCGCCGCAGCGGGGTGGGTGCTGCTCGCCAAGACGCGCTTCGGGCTCTACGCCTACGCCGTGGGCGGCAACGCCTCGGCGGGGCGGTCGGTTGCGCTCCCGGTGGACCGGCTCCGGATGATGTACCTCGTCTTCAGCGGCGCCTGCGCGGCGACCGGCGGCTACGTGCTGTCGTCCATGCTGGGCGGGTCGGGGGCCGCCAGCGTGCCCGGCACCCTGGTGCTGACCGTCGTGACCGCCGTGATTCTCGGCGGGGTCGGTCTGCTGGGAGGCACCGGCTCCATGGGTGGGACGATCCTCGGTGTGATCGTGCTGGGCGTCCTGGAGAGCGGCATGACACTGGCCGGCTGGCCGACCTTCTACCAGTACGTCGTGGAAGGCCTGCTACTCATGCTGGCCGTAGGCTTGGACGCGGTGCGGACAGGGGGCTACCGCTGA
- a CDS encoding sugar phosphate isomerase/epimerase, which yields MTSAGRSHGPAMGLIVRMFTATSGRPDETKPEVAGPAWMSPVSTLAEFEARLDIAAEIGAMGIEVTQAGQPSGVRHLLESPRSRAMFSDAFARRGLAISALNCAGMPLHPLRGPEHRRLIEDTFRLAELLGVEKIVTMSGTTGDGGGASTVNWVFYPWPDDSVALLERQWSEGIALWADLAGLAERCGVRRIAFELHPIHLVYNVPTLVRMREAVGPIIGANVDPSHLFWQQMDPVRVVEALGEAVHHVQLKDTEMVPTELALAGVLDQRPFGDPSARAWRYRTIGRAHDAAFWGALVDALASVGYDDYVSIENEDPYQTYEEGVREAGRFLAPLLADAAAD from the coding sequence GTGACGAGTGCCGGCCGCTCGCACGGCCCCGCCATGGGGCTCATCGTCCGGATGTTCACCGCCACGAGCGGTCGCCCGGACGAGACCAAGCCCGAAGTTGCCGGGCCGGCCTGGATGAGCCCCGTCTCCACCCTGGCCGAGTTCGAGGCCCGCCTCGACATCGCCGCGGAGATCGGGGCGATGGGCATCGAGGTCACCCAGGCCGGACAGCCGTCGGGCGTGCGCCACCTGCTCGAGAGCCCCCGCAGCCGGGCGATGTTCAGCGATGCGTTCGCCCGCCGAGGCCTGGCGATCTCCGCCCTCAACTGCGCCGGCATGCCCCTGCATCCGCTTCGAGGGCCCGAGCATCGCCGGCTCATCGAGGACACGTTCCGGCTGGCCGAGCTCCTCGGCGTCGAGAAGATCGTGACCATGTCGGGCACGACCGGCGACGGCGGCGGCGCATCAACCGTCAACTGGGTGTTCTATCCGTGGCCCGACGACAGCGTGGCTCTGCTGGAACGCCAGTGGTCGGAGGGAATCGCCCTGTGGGCGGACCTGGCGGGACTCGCCGAGCGTTGCGGCGTCCGTCGCATCGCCTTCGAACTGCACCCGATCCACCTCGTGTACAACGTGCCCACGCTGGTGCGCATGCGGGAGGCGGTCGGCCCGATCATCGGCGCCAACGTCGACCCCAGCCACCTGTTCTGGCAACAGATGGATCCGGTGCGGGTCGTGGAGGCCCTCGGCGAGGCGGTCCATCACGTGCAGCTCAAGGACACCGAGATGGTGCCCACCGAACTCGCCCTTGCCGGCGTCCTGGACCAGCGACCCTTCGGCGATCCCTCGGCGCGCGCCTGGCGCTATCGCACGATCGGACGGGCGCACGATGCCGCTTTCTGGGGAGCGCTCGTGGACGCCTTGGCGTCGGTCGGCTACGACGACTACGTGAGCATCGAGAACGAGGACCCGTACCAGACCTACGAGGAGGGCGTGCGCGAGGCGGGGCGCTTCCTGGCGCCGCTCCTGGCCGACGCCGCGGCGGATTGA
- a CDS encoding ABC transporter permease, with product MTATATPPGAPLDSRAQAAARARRLLLGQHVLLLIALILLGTYFTSRLDFFLTSQNVLTILRFSAVTFIVATGFTLVLIGGGLDLSIGSGMMVVGVTSGKLFQAGVPLVLAFLIGVVVGIVLGYVNGLIITRFRINPLIATLAMLFVLLGVGFIITDGRSQQIRDDGFRFARENVGGVPVPVFFLIATAVLSVVLLHTTKAGRHLFAVGGNPDAARQAAMNVDRFRLGMYTVAGLYTGIAGVLLASDLGAIAPNSGRNWELYVATAVFLGGASLTGGRGSVLGTFIGVVFVRTLDNGLVQMAVRPQIVLIVVGTAMILAVAFDQRPKGGFR from the coding sequence GTGACGGCCACCGCCACCCCGCCGGGCGCTCCCCTCGACAGCCGCGCCCAGGCCGCGGCCCGCGCCCGGCGCCTCCTGCTCGGCCAGCACGTCCTGCTGCTCATCGCTCTGATTCTGCTGGGGACCTACTTCACGTCCCGGCTCGACTTCTTCCTCACCAGCCAGAACGTCCTCACGATCCTGCGGTTCAGCGCGGTCACCTTCATCGTCGCCACCGGCTTCACGCTGGTCCTGATCGGAGGCGGCCTCGACCTCTCCATCGGCTCGGGGATGATGGTCGTGGGGGTCACGTCCGGGAAGCTCTTCCAGGCAGGCGTTCCCCTCGTCCTGGCGTTCCTGATCGGGGTGGTCGTCGGGATCGTGCTCGGGTACGTCAACGGGCTCATCATCACCCGCTTCCGCATCAACCCGCTCATCGCCACGCTGGCGATGCTGTTCGTACTGCTGGGCGTGGGGTTCATCATCACCGACGGGCGCTCGCAGCAGATCCGCGACGACGGCTTCCGCTTCGCCCGGGAGAACGTGGGCGGTGTCCCGGTGCCGGTGTTCTTCCTGATCGCCACCGCCGTGCTGTCGGTGGTCCTGCTGCACACCACCAAGGCGGGCCGGCACCTGTTCGCCGTGGGCGGCAATCCGGACGCGGCCCGCCAGGCCGCCATGAACGTCGACCGGTTCCGCCTGGGGATGTACACCGTGGCCGGTCTCTACACCGGGATCGCCGGTGTCCTGCTGGCATCGGACCTGGGCGCTATCGCCCCCAACTCGGGACGCAACTGGGAGCTGTACGTCGCCACGGCCGTCTTCCTGGGCGGCGCCAGCCTCACCGGGGGCCGGGGATCGGTCCTCGGCACGTTCATCGGCGTGGTGTTCGTGCGCACGCTCGACAACGGCCTCGTCCAGATGGCGGTGCGACCCCAGATCGTCCTGATCGTCGTGGGCACCGCCATGATCCTGGCGGTTGCATTCGACCAGCGACCCAAGGGTGGGTTCCGATGA
- a CDS encoding ureidoglycolate lyase, translating to MNGESTGVRRLAVERLDRAAFAPFGAVIAPETADSPNLNRASNNLGYLWVQKELEFPGRAYMCSLRYYYRGNRCEFVQKHPASTVTLITLGMHSAAFVAVPDVDGRPDVDAARAFLITGGTGVVINRGTWVRYAYPLGAYVDFAYVTQRVDPATANTTDDVVRVNLDSELGFVFDLEFAPPADDDYQLGPSGAVVAGPPQDPPGE from the coding sequence ATGAACGGCGAATCCACCGGTGTCCGCCGCCTGGCGGTGGAACGCCTCGACCGGGCCGCCTTCGCGCCCTTCGGGGCGGTCATCGCCCCCGAGACGGCCGACTCGCCCAACCTGAACCGGGCGTCCAACAACCTGGGCTACCTCTGGGTGCAGAAGGAGTTGGAGTTCCCCGGCCGGGCCTACATGTGCTCGCTGCGGTACTACTACCGGGGAAACCGCTGCGAGTTCGTGCAGAAGCATCCGGCCAGCACCGTCACGCTCATCACGCTCGGCATGCACTCGGCCGCCTTCGTGGCCGTGCCCGATGTCGACGGCCGCCCCGACGTCGATGCGGCCCGTGCGTTCCTGATCACCGGTGGGACGGGCGTGGTGATCAATCGCGGCACCTGGGTGCGCTACGCCTACCCGCTCGGTGCCTACGTGGACTTCGCCTACGTGACCCAGCGGGTCGACCCTGCCACCGCCAACACCACCGACGACGTGGTACGCGTCAACCTGGACAGCGAACTGGGATTCGTCTTCGACCTGGAGTTCGCGCCGCCGGCAGACGATGACTACCAGCTTGGACCCAGCGGGGCGGTCGTCGCCGGCCCGCCCCAGGACCCACCGGGAGAGTGA
- a CDS encoding ATP-binding cassette domain-containing protein — protein sequence MNEHAGPNGNGSNGAPLLQLRGICRSFGHIRAVHEVDVDLHRDEILGIVGDNGAGKSTLMKIIAGTVSPDSGRILMDGERVEIATAQDSRRLGIEMIYQDLALFDNLDVAANVFIGREPTKGLPSLLGFLERRRMHREAAALLERLNIMIGSTRLPVGVLSGGQRQMVAIARAVAFEENNHVLLMDEPSAALGATESATVTELIREIRRDGLSIMIISHRIPEVLDLADRVMVMKRGEHVATLDARATSVEECVNLIVAGAPAAGQA from the coding sequence GTGAACGAACACGCCGGCCCGAACGGCAACGGATCGAACGGTGCCCCGCTGCTGCAACTGCGAGGGATCTGCCGCAGCTTCGGTCACATCCGGGCGGTGCACGAGGTGGACGTGGACCTGCACCGCGATGAGATCCTCGGGATCGTCGGCGACAACGGCGCCGGCAAGTCCACCCTGATGAAGATCATCGCGGGCACCGTGAGTCCCGACAGCGGCCGGATCCTCATGGATGGCGAACGGGTCGAGATCGCCACCGCCCAGGACTCCCGCCGCCTCGGGATCGAGATGATCTACCAGGACCTGGCGCTCTTCGACAATCTGGACGTGGCCGCCAACGTCTTCATCGGGCGTGAGCCGACGAAGGGACTGCCGAGCCTGCTGGGGTTCCTGGAGCGCCGCCGCATGCACCGCGAAGCAGCCGCTCTGCTGGAACGCCTCAACATCATGATCGGATCCACGAGGCTTCCCGTGGGGGTCCTCTCGGGCGGGCAGCGGCAGATGGTGGCCATCGCCCGGGCGGTGGCGTTCGAGGAGAACAACCACGTCCTGCTGATGGACGAGCCGTCGGCAGCGCTCGGGGCGACCGAGTCGGCCACGGTCACGGAGCTGATCCGGGAGATCCGCCGCGACGGCCTGTCGATCATGATCATCAGCCATCGCATCCCCGAGGTCCTGGACCTCGCCGATCGGGTCATGGTCATGAAGCGGGGCGAGCACGTGGCGACGCTCGACGCCCGCGCCACGTCGGTGGAGGAGTGCGTCAACCTCATCGTGGCCGGCGCGCCGGCGGCCGGGCAGGCGTGA